The proteins below come from a single Ovis canadensis isolate MfBH-ARS-UI-01 breed Bighorn chromosome 23, ARS-UI_OviCan_v2, whole genome shotgun sequence genomic window:
- the CHMP1B gene encoding charged multivesicular body protein 1b translates to MSNMEKHLFNLKFAAKELGRSAKKCDKEEKAEKAKIKKAIQKGNMEVARIHAENAIRQKNQAVNFLRMSARVDAVAARVQTAVTMGKVTKSMAGVVKSMDATLKTMNLEKISALMDKFEHQFETLDVQTQQMEDTMSSTTTLTTPQGQVDMLLQEMADEAGLDLNMELPQGQTGSVGTSVASAEQDELSQRLARLRDQV, encoded by the coding sequence ATGTCCAACATGGAGAAACACCTGTTCAACTTAAAGTTCGCGGCTAAAGAACTGGGCAGGAGTGCCAAAAAATGCGACAAGGAGGAAAAGGCCGAAAAGGCCAAGATTAAAAAGGCCATTCAGAAGGGCAATATGGAAGTTGCGAGGATTCACGCCGAGAACGCGATTCGCCAGAAGAACCAGGCGGTGAATTTCTTGAGGATGAGCGCGCGGGTGGACGCGGTGGCCGCCAGGGTCCAGACGGCCGTGACGATGGGCAAGGTGACCAAGTCGATGGCCGGAGTGGTTAAGTCGATGGACGCGACGTTGAAGACCATGAACCTCGAAAAGATCTCCGCCCTGATGGACAAGTTCGAGCACCAGTTCGAGACGCTGGACGTTCAGACGCAGCAGATGGAGGACACGATGAGCAGCACGACGACGCTGACCACTCCCCAGGGCCAGGTGGACATGCTGCTGCAGGAAATGGCAGACGAGGCCGGCCTCGACCTCAACATGGAGCTGCCGCAGGGCCAGACCGGCTCCGTGGGGACGAGCGTAGCCTCGGCGGAGCAGGACGAGCTGTCCCAGAGGTTGGCCCGCCTGCGGGACCAGGTGTGA